In Candidatus Cloacimonadota bacterium, a genomic segment contains:
- the amrA gene encoding AmmeMemoRadiSam system protein A, producing MNKKERKELLDLARESIKYYLENRQLLQIDQPDNPEFIKERAVFVTLHSRGNLRGCIGHMQARMPLYKAVIEMAVGAAFQDPRFPQIRDEEELEDINIEISVLSPMERIYDYKKIRLGIDGVWIKKGFHSGVFLPQVATETGWDLETFLGNLCAHKAGLPYTAYKNPDTEIYIYQVEKFEESSEK from the coding sequence ATGAATAAAAAAGAAAGAAAAGAACTTTTAGATTTAGCCAGAGAAAGTATAAAATATTATCTGGAAAATCGGCAACTACTCCAAATTGACCAACCCGATAATCCAGAATTCATAAAAGAAAGAGCTGTTTTCGTAACCTTGCATTCTCGTGGAAACCTTCGCGGTTGTATTGGTCACATGCAGGCTCGCATGCCACTTTACAAAGCAGTGATCGAAATGGCTGTGGGAGCTGCTTTTCAAGATCCCCGATTTCCACAGATCCGAGATGAGGAAGAACTCGAAGATATAAACATCGAGATCTCAGTTTTATCGCCCATGGAAAGAATTTACGATTACAAAAAGATAAGACTGGGAATAGATGGAGTGTGGATAAAAAAAGGATTCCACAGTGGAGTTTTTCTGCCGCAGGTTGCCACGGAAACTGGCTGGGATCTGGAAACTTTTTTAGGAAATCTCTGCGCTCATAAAGCAGGTCTTCCCTATACCGCTTACAAAAATCCTGACACGGAAATTTATATTTATCAGGTTGAGAAGTTTGAGGAAAGCAGTGAGAAATGA
- a CDS encoding DUF3788 domain-containing protein, translated as MNNDQIQLTDPEIYPDEKILENVLGNSYAIFTKLLKLYKENDMMHEWRYYNDGKAWLCKVQKKKRTIVWMSAWPGYMNAAIYIPKRLIDNVYALDIADEIKQKIESTKDVGKSKPCIFEIRDESILEDFEKVMQLKIKSK; from the coding sequence ATGAATAACGACCAAATCCAACTAACCGACCCGGAAATTTATCCAGATGAAAAAATTCTAGAAAATGTTTTGGGAAATTCTTACGCTATTTTCACCAAACTTTTAAAGCTTTACAAAGAAAATGACATGATGCACGAATGGCGATATTACAATGACGGAAAAGCCTGGCTCTGTAAAGTTCAGAAAAAGAAAAGGACAATTGTGTGGATGAGTGCCTGGCCCGGATATATGAATGCAGCTATTTACATTCCCAAAAGATTGATCGATAATGTTTATGCTTTGGATATTGCTGATGAAATAAAACAGAAAATTGAATCTACCAAGGATGTAGGAAAATCGAAGCCCTGTATTTTTGAGATTCGAGATGAATCTATACTTGAAGACTTCGAAAAAGTAATGCAGTTGAAGATAAAGAGTAAATAA